Proteins found in one Gimesia chilikensis genomic segment:
- a CDS encoding thioredoxin family protein gives MRFTIVKPNRQSLSILTVTFSLFVISISQSSAGEWLHDFDAAQKQAQTKDLPILLHFHASWCGPCHQMEQTVLRTAAVKNLFGQRVIGVKIDSDQNRHLVDRFNVRSLPSDILLTPTGTIITRTDGFQNQNVYLSFLGRGASRYEKDRRVYLAQKSKQELMERKRQEMEQQTEEEPEPANTQKSYVASTPDRVGLEGYSPVALTRDREWKKGQEEFSWPYQGITYHLASRRELEIFKVDPGRYAPQLLGCDPVILNKQDRAIPGDTKYGAYYDRNLYLFVDLESREEFKKNPDRYSRTMHVLKIEDVGGSILR, from the coding sequence ATGCGATTTACCATCGTCAAACCAAACCGTCAAAGTTTATCAATCTTAACAGTCACGTTCTCGCTATTCGTGATCTCCATCAGCCAGTCCTCTGCTGGTGAATGGTTGCATGATTTTGACGCTGCCCAGAAACAGGCCCAGACTAAAGACCTGCCTATTCTGCTGCATTTTCATGCTTCATGGTGTGGTCCCTGCCATCAGATGGAACAAACGGTATTGCGAACCGCTGCCGTTAAGAATCTGTTCGGTCAACGAGTGATCGGTGTCAAAATTGACAGCGATCAGAACCGTCATCTCGTCGATCGATTCAATGTCCGTTCCTTACCCAGTGACATTCTACTGACTCCCACGGGGACGATTATCACTCGTACGGACGGATTTCAGAATCAAAACGTCTATCTCAGTTTCCTGGGCCGTGGTGCCTCCCGCTATGAAAAAGACCGACGGGTATATCTGGCTCAGAAAAGCAAACAGGAACTGATGGAACGCAAGCGTCAGGAAATGGAACAGCAGACAGAGGAAGAGCCGGAACCTGCAAATACTCAGAAATCCTATGTTGCTTCCACTCCAGATCGCGTAGGGCTCGAAGGTTACAGCCCGGTCGCTTTGACCAGGGATCGGGAATGGAAGAAGGGACAGGAAGAATTCAGTTGGCCATACCAGGGAATCACTTATCATCTGGCAAGCCGTAGAGAACTGGAAATCTTCAAAGTCGACCCGGGGCGATATGCACCGCAGTTACTGGGTTGCGACCCAGTGATCCTGAACAAACAGGATCGGGCCATTCCAGGTGATACCAAATATGGTGCCTATTATGACCGCAACCTGTACCTGTTTGTCGATCTGGAATCACGTGAAGAATTCAAAAAGAATCCAGACCGTTACAGCCGCACAATGCATGTCCTTAAAATTGAAGACGTGGGCGGCAGCATCCTGCGATAA
- a CDS encoding anthranilate synthase component II — MILIIDNYDSFVFNLARYFEELGQQTHVVRNDQITIAEVTQLAPTAIVLSPGPCTPQEAGLCQDLVRHFINQVPILGVCLGHQSIAASLGGEIIRAPEPIHGQTSLIHHQSSRLLAGLPDPFPATRYHSLIIDETTLPAELIITARTSEGIPMAIEHQTASLFGVQFHPESILTECGLQLLENFLSFVQPCLAE, encoded by the coding sequence ATGATTCTAATTATCGACAACTACGACAGTTTTGTGTTTAATCTGGCCCGGTACTTTGAAGAACTCGGGCAGCAGACCCACGTCGTACGTAATGATCAGATAACGATTGCGGAAGTCACTCAGCTGGCGCCGACTGCGATTGTTCTCTCGCCTGGTCCCTGTACTCCCCAGGAGGCTGGTCTCTGCCAGGATCTGGTAAGGCACTTTATTAATCAGGTTCCAATCCTGGGAGTCTGTCTGGGACATCAGTCTATCGCCGCGAGTCTTGGAGGAGAGATCATCCGCGCACCTGAACCGATTCATGGTCAGACATCGCTGATACACCATCAGAGTTCCCGACTTTTAGCTGGTTTACCTGATCCGTTTCCAGCCACACGCTACCACTCACTGATCATTGATGAGACTACTTTACCAGCTGAACTGATAATCACAGCGCGGACCAGTGAGGGAATACCAATGGCGATTGAGCATCAGACCGCGTCGCTCTTTGGAGTTCAATTCCACCCCGAATCAATCCTCACAGAGTGTGGGTTACAGTTGCTGGAAAACTTTCTCTCCTTTGTTCAGCCCTGTCTCGCTGAATAA
- a CDS encoding anthranilate synthase component I family protein, which produces MSGNVSQDLSHCSPVQGTGDTSQFPLVEELTPCPDLESLLQEFTSEKGLLVLDSARDAGSLGRYSYLMCNPLKRFQIQQARLGTDPFETIRRLHRDLWRPAISELPPFQGGFAGLLSYELGRSWEQFPRAINDEFGLPDLAVGFYDWVIAWDHQQHRAWLIVHGFDGTLDSQCTDQAARRLREIKRRIDAVLLQQNKPVSPQPNQGTWLEQKDLAACQEVVGFPGIFSNFSKDEFLRRIERIIEYIYAGDIFQANFSQRLLSPATMPAADLYLNLRSRNAAPFAGYFAWDDWTVLSASPERFLQLSDNEVETRPIKGTRRRKTVPEADLLTRDELRESKKDQAENVMIVDLLRNDLSRVCQPGTIRVPHLCEVETYETVQHLVSEVRGKLKPEHSVWDLLAASFPGGSISGAPKVRAMEIIAELEPTVRGPYCGSLFYAGLNGEFGSNILIRTFTIRKGWIQFPVGGGIVAQSQPRLEYEETLHKAAGMLAALKP; this is translated from the coding sequence ATGTCCGGTAATGTCTCTCAGGATCTCTCACATTGCTCCCCTGTGCAGGGGACTGGGGATACGAGCCAGTTCCCGCTCGTCGAAGAGCTCACCCCCTGTCCGGACCTCGAATCTCTGCTTCAGGAATTTACTAGCGAAAAGGGGCTCCTCGTCCTGGACAGCGCCCGTGATGCCGGATCTCTGGGCCGCTACTCCTACCTGATGTGCAACCCTTTGAAACGTTTTCAGATTCAACAGGCCCGCTTGGGAACTGATCCCTTCGAGACGATCAGAAGACTTCATAGAGATTTGTGGAGACCAGCGATTTCAGAACTTCCCCCATTCCAGGGAGGCTTTGCAGGATTGCTTTCTTATGAACTTGGACGCAGTTGGGAACAGTTTCCCCGGGCAATCAATGATGAATTCGGGCTCCCTGATCTCGCTGTCGGCTTTTATGACTGGGTCATCGCCTGGGATCATCAACAACATCGTGCCTGGCTGATCGTCCACGGATTTGATGGCACCCTGGACTCACAATGTACCGATCAGGCTGCCCGGCGACTCCGTGAAATCAAACGACGAATTGATGCGGTTTTACTTCAGCAAAACAAGCCTGTGTCTCCTCAACCGAATCAGGGAACGTGGTTGGAACAAAAGGATCTCGCTGCCTGCCAGGAGGTTGTTGGATTTCCAGGTATCTTCAGCAATTTCAGCAAAGACGAGTTTCTGCGTCGTATTGAGCGAATCATTGAATATATCTACGCAGGTGATATTTTTCAGGCGAATTTCTCACAGCGATTACTCAGTCCGGCTACGATGCCAGCCGCAGACCTCTACCTCAATTTACGATCACGTAATGCGGCTCCCTTTGCTGGCTACTTTGCCTGGGATGACTGGACGGTACTCAGCGCCTCCCCGGAACGCTTCCTGCAACTATCGGACAACGAAGTTGAGACCCGCCCCATCAAGGGAACCCGGAGGCGTAAGACAGTCCCCGAAGCCGATTTATTGACACGTGATGAACTGCGGGAAAGTAAAAAGGATCAGGCGGAAAACGTCATGATCGTTGACCTGCTGCGGAATGACCTGTCCCGTGTTTGTCAGCCTGGTACCATTCGCGTCCCCCATTTGTGTGAAGTGGAGACATACGAAACGGTCCAGCATCTCGTTTCCGAGGTACGTGGAAAGCTTAAACCAGAGCATAGTGTCTGGGATCTGTTGGCAGCCTCATTTCCGGGCGGTTCGATCAGCGGTGCTCCCAAAGTCCGTGCCATGGAAATTATCGCCGAACTGGAACCTACGGTCCGGGGCCCTTATTGTGGCTCGCTCTTCTATGCAGGACTAAACGGTGAATTTGGCAGCAATATTCTGATCAGGACCTTTACGATCAGAAAAGGCTGGATTCAATTTCCTGTTGGGGGAGGCATCGTAGCTCAGAGCCAACCACGACTGGAGTATGAGGAAACGTTGCACAAAGCAGCTGGTATGCTCGCCGCCCTGAAACCCTGA
- a CDS encoding DUF6513 domain-containing protein, translating into MNKNDSIGHPERILFVTGRLAEFSLREVLEKLAPQVGFEYEVTVLNVQVAALLHVPLIRRRLQVPEAIDWVMLPGMCKGDLQELTDHFGVRFERGPKDHFDLPEYFGQADRPPRDLSGFDIEILAEINHAPLLSDEEILRQADLYRNKGADLIDVGCVPGESWSRAGEVVRLLVEAGHRVSIDSFDQAEVEAAVNNGAELILSCNHSNLDWVSRLGTEVVAIPDLPEDFDSIHKIVDQLLQSNTPFRIDPILEPIGYGFGASLERYYRARREFPDFEIMMGIGNLTELTEVDTAGMNLVLAALCQELRIKSVLATEVINWARTAVTEFDHARRLVKYAIENKTLPKHIHYQLVMLRDPKLKQLGAEALQNLASQIRDPNYRIFAEENEIHIMNRDGYWKGTDPYELFDQFQAVASKSLDASHAFYLGYEMCKAVTALTLGKQYQQDQPLSWGFLTQEEVSAQERRQEEGKGPQCGPR; encoded by the coding sequence TTGAACAAAAACGACTCAATCGGGCATCCGGAACGGATTTTGTTTGTTACCGGTAGACTGGCCGAATTTTCGCTTCGGGAAGTTCTGGAAAAACTCGCTCCTCAGGTGGGATTTGAGTATGAAGTCACCGTTTTGAATGTGCAGGTCGCTGCCTTGTTGCACGTTCCGCTGATCAGACGCCGTCTGCAGGTTCCGGAAGCTATCGATTGGGTTATGCTCCCCGGCATGTGTAAAGGAGACCTGCAGGAGTTGACCGATCACTTTGGTGTCCGGTTTGAACGAGGTCCCAAAGACCACTTCGATCTCCCCGAGTATTTTGGACAGGCAGACCGTCCTCCCCGAGATCTCTCAGGATTTGATATCGAAATTCTGGCAGAGATTAATCATGCTCCTCTGCTTTCAGACGAGGAAATTCTGCGACAGGCAGACCTTTATCGGAACAAAGGTGCCGACCTGATCGATGTCGGCTGTGTTCCGGGAGAAAGCTGGAGCAGAGCGGGAGAAGTCGTGCGACTTTTGGTCGAGGCTGGCCACCGGGTCTCGATTGACAGTTTCGACCAGGCAGAAGTCGAAGCCGCAGTTAACAATGGAGCCGAACTGATCTTGAGTTGTAATCATTCAAATCTCGACTGGGTTTCCAGGCTGGGAACAGAGGTGGTGGCAATTCCCGATCTCCCCGAAGATTTCGATTCCATCCATAAAATAGTAGATCAATTACTGCAGTCGAACACGCCCTTTCGCATCGATCCCATCCTGGAACCGATTGGTTACGGCTTCGGTGCATCGCTGGAAAGATATTACCGGGCACGGCGTGAGTTTCCTGATTTTGAAATCATGATGGGGATTGGCAATCTGACAGAACTGACCGAGGTCGACACCGCAGGTATGAACCTCGTCCTGGCTGCCCTCTGTCAGGAATTACGAATCAAGAGCGTTCTGGCTACGGAAGTAATCAACTGGGCGCGGACCGCAGTGACAGAATTTGATCATGCCCGACGACTGGTCAAATATGCGATTGAGAATAAAACTCTACCCAAGCACATTCACTATCAACTGGTGATGCTCCGGGACCCTAAACTGAAACAACTGGGTGCCGAGGCGCTACAGAATCTGGCCAGTCAGATACGTGACCCCAACTATCGCATATTTGCCGAAGAGAACGAAATCCACATCATGAATCGTGATGGGTACTGGAAGGGGACAGATCCTTATGAACTGTTTGATCAGTTCCAGGCAGTCGCCTCTAAATCATTGGATGCTTCACATGCGTTTTATCTGGGTTACGAGATGTGTAAAGCTGTGACCGCACTTACATTGGGAAAACAGTATCAGCAGGATCAGCCGTTAAGCTGGGGCTTTTTGACACAGGAGGAAGTCAGTGCTCAAGAACGCAGGCAGGAAGAGGGAAAAGGACCTCAATGCGGCCCCCGCTGA